One segment of Panicum virgatum strain AP13 chromosome 1K, P.virgatum_v5, whole genome shotgun sequence DNA contains the following:
- the LOC120648102 gene encoding RING-H2 finger protein ATL73-like, with protein sequence MEVELSQAQSPMRVIVLAPGEPNPFSVADDPDVTPAWVSMGLSKRARVAAASEAILPEVSGRSREGEECAICLQDFAAEETLGAMPCSHAFHRHCISKWLCRSAASYPPLPSPRSTATTRWWNG encoded by the exons ATGGAGGTCGAGCTGTCGCAAGCCCAAAGCCCCATGCGGGTTATCGTTCTTGCGCCTGGCGAGCCTAATCCCTTCTCCGTCGCCGACGACCCGGACGTCACGCCCGCATGGGTGTCAATGGGGCT CAGCAAGCGTGCTCgtgtcgccgccgccagcgaggCCATCCTGCCGGAGGTGTCGGGTCGCTCCCGCGAGGGGGAGGAGTGCGCCATCTGCCTGCAGGACTTCGCCGCCGAGGAGACGCTGGGAGCGATGCCCTGCTCCCACGCCTTCCACCGCCACTGCATCTCCAAGTGGCTCTGCCGTAGCGCCGCCAGCTACCCGCCACTCCCGAGCCCGAGGAGCACGGCGACGACGAGGTGGTGGAATGGGTGA
- the LOC120656827 gene encoding single-stranded DNA-binding protein WHY2, mitochondrial-like isoform X2: MLRIFRFLPSASRRGFDLKEPLWSGSLTFIQAVSTSAGNLDENLSGKKFASYTVFKGKAALSIHPILPSFSKMESGGSRMNRNGSVMLTFFPAVGQRKYDYTKKQLFALSPTEVGSLISLGPAESCEFFHDPSMKSSHEGQVKKSLSITPLGSDSGYFVNITVLNNMQKTTDRLSVPITKAEFAVMRTALSFALPHIMGWDQVLTHHPAPPASSKPRVERPHPDSEWER; encoded by the exons ATGCTGCGGATCTTCCGCTTCCTCCCCTCCGCCTCCAG GAGAGGTTTTGATCTAAAAGAACCTCTTTGGAGTGGTTCGTTGACATTCATACAAGCTGTCTCAACTTCAGCAGGAAATCTTGATG AGAACCTGTCTGGTAAAAAGTTTGCAAGCTATACTGTGTTCAAGGGAAAGGCTGCACTTTCTATTCATCCTATACTGCCAAGTTTCAGCAAAATGGAA TCTGGAGGATCTCGGATGAACAGAAATGGATCAGTAATGTTGACCTTCTTTCCTGCTGTTGGACAAAGGAAGTATGACTATACAAAGAAACAG CTTTTTGCTCTGTCACCTACTGAAGTTGGAAGCTTGATAAGTCTTGGGCCTGCTGAATCCTGTGAGTTTTTCCATGATCCATCCATGAAATCAAG TCATGAAGGACAGGTGAAAAAATCGCTGTCGATTACTCCCCTTGGCAGTGACAGTGGATACTTCGTTAATATAA CCGTTCTGAACAACATGCAGAAGACTACTGATCGTCTTTCAGTCCCTATCACAAAAGCTGAGTTTGCGGTGATGCGCACAGCACTGAGT TTTGCGTTGCCACACATCATGGGCTGGGATCAGGTGCTGACGCACCATCCAGCTCCCCCAGCTAGCAGCAAGCCCAGGGTGGAGCGTCCACACCCGGATTCTGAATGGGAAAGGTGA
- the LOC120656952 gene encoding uncharacterized protein LOC120656952, whose protein sequence is MGMGSYSPTGNSPLPSLIWRHGTAAAAVASQQRTAPHPAAKAKERRRAGSRAPPMDPPDVEMEAAPEPPVPAPAPAAAGEGWSMLSRARALLQEGKPSLALQAVLLAIRSQGGEQALLQTMNRARELYAQRLQATPSVDELASLLAQCAIAEAQSTNANPPQGPGSDPVDMLNSDETCILSVSGRKQIILDAFADGSSFICLKCGGLYSTSRKDEHLAYWCVTA, encoded by the exons atggggatggggaGCTATTCCCCGACGGGGAATTCCCCATTGCCATCTCTAATCTGGAGGCATGGCACAGCAGCTGCAGCCGTCGCCAGCCAGCAGCGAACTGCCCCCCACCCGGCGGCGAAAGCAAAGGAGAGGCGGCGAGCGGGATCGAGGGCGCCGCCGATGGACCCGCCCGACGTCGAGATGGAGGCCGCGCCTGAGCCTCCGGttccggctccggcgccggcggcggctggggaggGGTGGAGCATGCTGTCCCGCGCCCGCGCGCTGCTCCAGGAGGGCAAGCCGTCCCTCGCGCTGCAGGCG GTTCTCCTAGCCATAAGATCACAAGGTGGTGAGCAAGCTCTCCTCCAGACTATGAACCGTGCGCGGGAACTCTACGCACAGAGGTTGCAGGCCACTCCTAGTGTTGATGAGCTCGCCTCTTTGCTTGCCCAATGTGCCATTGCAGAGGCACAGTCAACAAATGCTAACCCACCACAAGGACCTGGGTCAGACCCTGTCGATATGCTGAATTCTGATGAGACCTGCATTCTTTCTGTGAGCGGAAGGAAGCAGATCATCCTGGATGCGTTTGCCGATGGAAGCAGCTTCATTTGCCTGAAATGTGGTGGGCTCTATAGCACATCTCGCAAGGATGAGCACTTGGCCTACTGGTGCGTTACTGCATGA
- the LOC120656827 gene encoding single-stranded DNA-binding protein WHY2, mitochondrial-like isoform X1, translating into MYLWSNDFLPSNKQTVVPDITNISQEMLPHQLQESPFGWAIFQRRGFDLKEPLWSGSLTFIQAVSTSAGNLDENLSGKKFASYTVFKGKAALSIHPILPSFSKMESGGSRMNRNGSVMLTFFPAVGQRKYDYTKKQLFALSPTEVGSLISLGPAESCEFFHDPSMKSSHEGQVKKSLSITPLGSDSGYFVNITVLNNMQKTTDRLSVPITKAEFAVMRTALSFALPHIMGWDQVLTHHPAPPASSKPRVERPHPDSEWER; encoded by the exons ATGTACCTGTGGTCCAACGATTTTCTCCCCTCCAATAAACAAACGGTGGTGCCTGACATCACAAACATTTCCCAAGAGATG CTACCACACCAGTTGCAAGAAAGCCCCTTTGGTTGGGCCATTTTTCAAAG GAGAGGTTTTGATCTAAAAGAACCTCTTTGGAGTGGTTCGTTGACATTCATACAAGCTGTCTCAACTTCAGCAGGAAATCTTGATG AGAACCTGTCTGGTAAAAAGTTTGCAAGCTATACTGTGTTCAAGGGAAAGGCTGCACTTTCTATTCATCCTATACTGCCAAGTTTCAGCAAAATGGAA TCTGGAGGATCTCGGATGAACAGAAATGGATCAGTAATGTTGACCTTCTTTCCTGCTGTTGGACAAAGGAAGTATGACTATACAAAGAAACAG CTTTTTGCTCTGTCACCTACTGAAGTTGGAAGCTTGATAAGTCTTGGGCCTGCTGAATCCTGTGAGTTTTTCCATGATCCATCCATGAAATCAAG TCATGAAGGACAGGTGAAAAAATCGCTGTCGATTACTCCCCTTGGCAGTGACAGTGGATACTTCGTTAATATAA CCGTTCTGAACAACATGCAGAAGACTACTGATCGTCTTTCAGTCCCTATCACAAAAGCTGAGTTTGCGGTGATGCGCACAGCACTGAGT TTTGCGTTGCCACACATCATGGGCTGGGATCAGGTGCTGACGCACCATCCAGCTCCCCCAGCTAGCAGCAAGCCCAGGGTGGAGCGTCCACACCCGGATTCTGAATGGGAAAGGTGA
- the LOC120656729 gene encoding protein IRREGULAR XYLEM 15-like — translation MKSMAGPRLLVVHTSSNKAAPASPMPFLGWSRFLWLVVFLALLTCVSLLTVFSTARASAAAAYQATLFTVTAAAASGGGGAAAAEAGLPRYVFDALVQYAAAAGNSSGCMPEPDVRAIASVLRRRAPCNLLVFGLGAETPLWRALNHGGRTVFLDENPYYVAHLEGKHPGLEAYDVAYATAVRELPDLLDAARAAECRPVQNLLFSECRLAINDLPNQLYDVAWDVILVDGPRGFAEGSPGRMSAIYSAAVMARTKGAETEVLVHDYEREVERACGREFLCEENLVTGTTTPSLGHFLVRGGAAANREAFCGPPAKKSN, via the exons atgaaaTCAATGGCCGGGCCGAGGCTGCTCGTCGTGCACACGTCGTCGAacaaggcggcgccggcgtcgcccaTGCCGTTTCTTGGCTGGTCCCGGTTCCTGTGGCTGGTAGTCTTCCTGGCCCTGCTCACCTGCGTGTCCCTCCTCACCGTGTTCTCCACGGCGCGCgcctcggccgcggcggcgtaccAGGCGACGCTGTTCAcggtcaccgccgccgcggcttcgggcggcggcggcgccgctgcagcAGAGGCTGGCCTGCCGCGGTACGTGTTCGACGCGCTGGTGCagtacgcggcggcggcggggaactCGTCGGGGTGCATGCCGGAGCCGGACGTGCGCGCGATCGCGtcggtgctgcggcggcgcgcgccgtgcAACCTGCTGGTGTTCGGGCTGGGCGCGGAGACGCCGCTGTGGCGGGCGCTGAACCACGGCGGGCGCACGGTGTTCTTGGACGAGAACCCCTACTACGTGGCGCACCTGGAGGGCAAGCACCCGGGGCTGGAGGCCTACGACGTGGCCTACGCCACGGCGGTGCGCGAGCTCCCCGACCTCCtcgacgccgcgcgcgccgccgagtgCCGCCCCGTCCAGAACCTGCTCTTCTCCGAGTGCCGCCTCGCCATCAACGACCTCCCCAACCAGCTCTACGACGTCGCCTGGGACGTcatcctcgtcgacggcccgcgcGG GTTCGCGGAGGGGTCTCCGGGGAGGATGTCGGCGATCTActcggcggcggtgatggcgcgGACCAAGGGCGCGGAGACGGAGGTGCTGGTGCACGACTACGAGCGGGAGGTGGAGCGCGCGTGCGGGCGGGAGTTCCTGTGCGAGGAGAACCTGGTGACGGGGACCACCACACCGTCGCTCGGCCACTTcctcgtccgcggcggcgccgccgccaaccggGAGGCCTTCTGCGGCCCGCCCGCCAAGAAATCCAACTAA
- the LOC120656645 gene encoding probable arabinose 5-phosphate isomerase, with protein MGSLPVNASPECAPQGRATVSASDLAPLFSAQRRHLDHFFDRLDMSQAAAFAQALLDAPGAVFFTGVGKSGIVARKIAQTLASLGFARAGFLAPVDALHGDIGALFPGDVLVLLSKSGASDELLALAPCARAKGAYLISLTSAASGADCPLAAACDLNVHLPLQGEVCPFGLAPVTSTAIQMVFGDTVVAAIMEARRLSRDQYACNHPAGKIGKTLIFKVKDVMKKQNELPLCKEGDMIMDQLTELTSKGCGCLLVVDEEHHLIGTFTDGDLRRTLKASGPAIFNLTVGEMCNRNPRTITADAMAVEAMEKMESRPSPVQFLPVVDDNNVMCGIITLHGLVSAGL; from the exons atgggcTCCCTCCCGGTTAACGCCTCGCCGGAATGCGCCCCGCAGGGGCGCGCCACGGTGTCGGCGTCGGACCTGGCGCCGCTCTTCTCCGCGCAGCGCCGGCACCTGGACCACTTCTTCGATCGCCTCGACATGTcgcaggcggcggcgttcgCGCAGGCGCTGCTCGACGCGCCCGGGGCCGTCTTCTTCACGGGCGTCGGCAAGTCCGGCATCGTGGCAAGGAAGATCGCGCAGACGCTGGCGTCGCTGGGCTTCGCGCGGGCAGGATTCCTGGCCCCCGTCGACGCGCTCCACGGCGACATCGGCGCGCTCTTCCCGGGGGACGTCCTCGTGCTGCTCTCCAAGTCCGGCGCCTCCGACGAGCTGCTCGCGCTCGCGCCCTGCGCGCGCGCCAAGGGCGCCTACCTCATCTCGCTCACCTCGGCGGCGTCGGGGGCCGActgcccgctcgccgccgcctgcgaccTCAATGTGCACCTGCCGCTGCAGGGGGAGGTCTGCCCCTTCGGCCTCGCGCCCGTCACCTCCACCGCCATCCAGATGGTGTTCGGGGAcaccgtcgtcgccgccatCATGGAGGCGCGCCGACTCTCCAGGGACCAGTACGCCTGCAACCACCCCGCCGGCAAGATTGGCAAGACCCTCATCTTCAAG GTTAAAGATGTTATGAAGAAACAGAATGAACTTCCTCTGTGCAAGGAGGGAGATATGATAATGGACCAACTCACAGAGCTCACCAGTAAAGGTTGTGGGTGTCTGCTTGTGGTTGATGAAGAGCATCATTTGATTGGCACCTTCACTGATGGTGATCTCCGGCGTACATTGAAGGCAAGCGGCCCAGCTATTTTCAATCTCACAGTTGGAGAGATGTGCAACAG GAATCCAAGGACAATCACTGCCGATGCAATGGCAGTCGaagccatggagaagatggaatcACGTCCTTCACCTGTGCAGTTCTTGCCTGTCGTCGACGACAACAACGTCATGTGTGGGATCATTACACTGCACGGATTGGTCTCTGCTGGATTGTAG